The Salvia miltiorrhiza cultivar Shanhuang (shh) chromosome 2, IMPLAD_Smil_shh, whole genome shotgun sequence DNA window GAAACAAAGTAAACAAATACCAATTAATAGGCATAAGGGTAAGATATGGGAAACAAAATTAGGGATGAATCATTGCAAGCTATTACTTCAAATATGATCTCAAAATCAATAATATAAACAGCCGATTCAAACACGTCTATGTAAGTATAGTGTTTCTCAGTTTTAACAAACGGAGATAAATTAAGGCATTATGGAGGACTATTACCTACGTATATGATCTCAAAATACAAAAAGAGACGCGATTAGATCAGATTAGGGAGGCCAACAAACATATAGTATAAACGATTGACAATCACAGTGAGTGAATGTATGAATGAAACTTACTGTCTCCGCCAACAAAGGTAGCATCATCACTCCTCCCTAAGATTCCAAATCCGACGAGATCAAAATAATCACCACCAcgatcaattttaaaaatacgCGCACCCAACCTTTCGCTTGGAATTTGTTCGCCTTTAATTGGTTGGGGGCGGTCGGAAAGATAATAATTGCCACCACTATCAATTGCCAAATACCGACCACCATCGATTTGCAAACAATAATCATCTTCAATGCTGGATATAATCGATCTGTTGTCTGCATAATGCATAGCGATAGAGAGGGCCAGAGGAATGCCAGAGAGAGGCggaagcggcggcggcgcttTGCAAAGCATAAGCGGACCACAATGTTTTTTAGTCTGCAATTATTACAAGGAGTATATTATTTTCAAAACATATGATCAATCGAAGAGAAATACTCACCGTAGATTGGTCGTAAGCCGTAGGCACATATTCCTTTTGAGGCATTTTAGGATATTTGGCAACAGCCGGGGGAAGAAACACTGGTCGTGCAAGGATCTCTTCTTCCGAGTCAAGATCAAATAGTTCATTGAATAAGATTTCTACACAAACACACCAATTAGTAGTTAGATATTGTTCATGATCAAACACATGATCTATTCCTCAAAGAATTATTTGTTGAAACTACCCCCAACTCTCGAAACAAAGGAAGCAAATACCAAGGGTGGGAAATGGGAAACAAAATGAAACAAATTGACTTATGAATCATTGCAGACTATTACtaattaacaatagaaatttaGCTTACCGTCCCCGGCAGTCCAGATATGGCGTAAATCACCCGCTAAGACTCCAAATGTGACGAGCTCAAAATAATCACCGCCACGATCTACTTGAAAAACAGGAACACCTGACCTTTCGTTTGGAATTTTTTGGCCTTTAATTGGTGTGGGGCGGTCGGAAAGATAATAATTTCCACCACTATCAATTGCCAAATACCGACCACCATCGATTTGCAAACAACAATCATCTTCAATGCTGCTGCTCTTGTCTCCAACTCGGGGAGGGGAAGATATAATCGATCTGTTGCCTGCATAATCCATGGCGATAGAGAGGGAcagagaaatgccagagcgAGGCGGAAGCGGCGGCCGCGCTTTGCAAAGGAGAGAAAATatgatgtatttatttttttagtactCCTAAACACACATAATATGTGTACACATAATTGAACTTTTTggtcattttatatattttcaaactctaaaaatattaattttatttatttgaatttatgttttacataaatatccatgatactataaaggaaaagaTTACCCATAATCTTTCCATAATAATTAAAACCTT harbors:
- the LOC131009262 gene encoding uncharacterized protein LOC131009262 isoform X3, coding for MDYAGNRSIISSPPRVGDKSSSIEDDCCLQIDGGRYLAIDSGGNYYLSDRPTPIKGQKIPNERSGVPVFQVDRGGDYFELVTFGVLAGDLRHIWTAGDEILFNELFDLDSEEEILARPVFLPPAVAKYPKMPQKEYVPTAYDQSTTKKHCGPLMLCKAPPPLPPLSGIPLALSIAMHYADNRSIISSIEDDYCLQIDGGRYLAIDSGGNYYLSDRPQPIKGEQIPSERLGARIFKIDRGGDYFDLVGFGILGRSDDATFVGGDKILFNDILKQVGSALEEEARGPELVCVPPFVVKYPKNKSHDVPFFDHIMSHIKNS
- the LOC131009262 gene encoding uncharacterized protein LOC131009262 isoform X1; translation: MDYAGNRSIISSPPRVGDKSSSIEDDCCLQIDGGRYLAIDSGGNYYLSDRPTPIKGQKIPNERSGVPVFQVDRGGDYFELVTFGVLAGDLRHIWTAGDEILFNELFDLDSEEEILARPVFLPPAVAKYPKMPQKEYVPTAYDQSTTKKHCGPLMLCKAPPPLPPLSGIPLALSIAMHYADNRSIISSIEDDYCLQIDGGRYLAIDSGGNYYLSDRPQPIKGEQIPSERLGARIFKIDRGGDYFDLVGFGILGRSDDATFVGGDKILFNDILKQVGSALEEEARGPELVCVPPFVVKYPKNKSHDVPFFDHIMNRVTLKTVSVFVDIRKAARKLKR
- the LOC131009262 gene encoding uncharacterized protein LOC131009262 isoform X2 — translated: MDYAGNRSIISSPPRVGDKSSSIEDDCCLQIDGGRYLAIDSGGNYYLSDRPTPIKGQKIPNERSGVPVFQVDRGGDYFELVTFGVLAGDLRHIWTAGDEILFNELFDLDSEEEILARPVFLPPAVAKYPKMPQKEYVPTAYDQSTTKKHCGPLGIPLALSIAMHYADNRSIISSIEDDYCLQIDGGRYLAIDSGGNYYLSDRPQPIKGEQIPSERLGARIFKIDRGGDYFDLVGFGILGRSDDATFVGGDKILFNDILKQVGSALEEEARGPELVCVPPFVVKYPKNKSHDVPFFDHIMNRVTLKTVSVFVDIRKAARKLKR